The genomic region CCTCCACAGGGCGGCGAGCCCCAGCCCGGCGTAGATGCCCCACAACTGGAAGCCGATGATGAAGAAGTAGTCCCGCTCGCGGACTTCGTGGGCGGCGATGTTCGGCGCCTCCTCCCAGTACAGCGAGTAGCCGTACTTGAAGTTGAGGTAGTAGACGAGCAGCAGCGTGACGGTGAAGAGGAGCGTGCCCCCGTAGACGAAGGTCTTCCGGTCCTTGCGCAGGTGGGTCCAGAGGCCGACCAGGGCGAGGAAGAGGAAGAGGATGCTCGCAGCGAGCCGGCCGCCGGGCGGCAGTGACCTCGCCCACTGCCAGTCGAAGTACTGCCAGTAGTTCGCCATCTGCGCCGAGAGCGGGGCCTGGCGCTGGGTGATCGGCGTCGGCTTGTACTGGTCGCGGATCAGCGACAGGGCGAGCGCCTCGCACGCCACGGCGAGCTTGCTCTGCCCGTAGAAATCGTCGATCCGCCGCGGGGTGACGGCCGAGACGAGCGAGGGACACTCGGGGTCCGCCTCGTCGATGATCGGATTCTGCGCCGAGCGGATGGGGACGAAGAGGAACTGCATGGAGTAGCCCACGGCGAGCAGCACCGCGCCGAGCGCCAGGACGCGCGGGTTCAGCACGGCCCGCCAGCGGTGCACGAGCGCGAACGCGGCCAGCGCCAGCCCCGGGAGCATCGACATGGTGTGGTTCGCCCACCCCAAGCCGAGGACGAGCGCGATCAGCAGGAGGAGGCGGTTCCCGCGCGCCGTGTCCGCCTGCTCCATCCAGACCATGGCGAGATAGCTCACGAGGGCCACGACGAACATCGAGAGGGGGTAGACCTTCTCGTTGAGGTTCGACTGGGTCCACACGGTGAAGGCGGTGGCCCCGATCCACACGGCGGCGATGGCGGCGACGAGCACCTCCCGGCGGTCCTCGCGGAAGCGCCCGACGATGCGGACGACGGCCAGGAACCAGAAGAAGCTCGCCCCCGCGGAGAGCGTGGCGCCGAGCGCGTTGATCCTGAGCGCGACGGGGAGGCCGGTGAACGCCGTCAGCACGTCCCACGTGCGGCCGACGACGACGAAGAGCGGGTTCCCCGGCGGGTGGGGGAGTCCGAGGATGTGGGCCGTCGTCACGTACTCCGAGGCGTCCCAGAAACCGGTCGTGGGCGCGAGGGTCAGGAGGTAGAGCGTCCAGACGGCGAGGGCCGTCAGCAGCGCCCACACCCGCAGCGTCAGCGGGCCGACCTTCTCCTGTTCGATCCCGCTCACCGGGCCGCCCTCAGTTCCCGGGCACGCCGAGGCCGGCGAGCCGCCCGAACTGGTCGGCGCGGTCGTACGCCTCGTCGGCGGCTTCCTGGTCGCCGAGGTGCTCCGCCGTCATCCCCTGCAGGTAGTACGCCAGGTAGTACTGGGCGGGGATGCTCGACTGGGTGGACGTGTTGGAGCATTTGGCGGCGCGTCATTTGGTTCTGATTCATCGTTTTCTCCTCTGCTACTGATGTGTTGAAAAGACCGTTTCCAGTGCAAGTAATTTCACGAACCGTCAATGAATTGGCGAAGCGCAGAGAACCGGGGAGCCGGCTCCCTGCCCGTCAGTACTTCAGCCCCGTAAGCGTGACCCCGCGAACGAAGCGGGCCTGGAAGAATGAATAGAAGATAACCACCGGTACCACGGTGATGACCGCGCCGGTGAGGAAGAGATCGTAGCGCGGCCGGCTGGACCATCCCAGCAGATAGGCGAGACCGAGAGGCAGCGTCCTCATCTTCTCCTCGTAGATGATCACCAGGGGCCAGAGGTAGGAGTCCCAGTTGGCGAGGAAGCTGAAGATCGCGAGCGCG from Candidatus Palauibacter australiensis harbors:
- a CDS encoding DUF2723 domain-containing protein gives rise to the protein MSGIEQEKVGPLTLRVWALLTALAVWTLYLLTLAPTTGFWDASEYVTTAHILGLPHPPGNPLFVVVGRTWDVLTAFTGLPVALRINALGATLSAGASFFWFLAVVRIVGRFREDRREVLVAAIAAVWIGATAFTVWTQSNLNEKVYPLSMFVVALVSYLAMVWMEQADTARGNRLLLLIALVLGLGWANHTMSMLPGLALAAFALVHRWRAVLNPRVLALGAVLLAVGYSMQFLFVPIRSAQNPIIDEADPECPSLVSAVTPRRIDDFYGQSKLAVACEALALSLIRDQYKPTPITQRQAPLSAQMANYWQYFDWQWARSLPPGGRLAASILFLFLALVGLWTHLRKDRKTFVYGGTLLFTVTLLLVYYLNFKYGYSLYWEEAPNIAAHEVRERDYFFIIGFQLWGIYAGLGLAALWRRRKAAPLLALGLIPFLFNFGQADRTGDRAARNLAYNMLQSVEPYAVLFTYGDNDTFPLWYLQEVEGLRRDVTVIVQSYLGTDWYHKQLRRLTEPCGPGESPEESPTTVVCQRPFDPETAADLYAELDVTPPARSAIPPPGAGIDDLTRPLSVPEDSTYDLTERISGTVRGGDVVPPADIRVFQIARQALGDRPVYFAATAGAVWDRWQLQPHLVRQGLAFKLVDGPLEASGALVDLSEYLAGSAFPAWHDRVRTGELLEEMFLVDDILAWDEWPDPSTRSSLPGVYYMAHAFQGISEELRGDPDAAEWAYRRANHFARLADSD
- a CDS encoding ABC transporter permease subunit, which translates into the protein MLDAGRIDGASNWWIYRHIVLPLSVSALSALAIFSFLANWDSYLWPLVIIYEEKMRTLPLGLAYLLGWSSRPRYDLFLTGAVITVVPVVIFYSFFQARFVRGVTLTGLKY